The proteins below come from a single Deinococcus humi genomic window:
- a CDS encoding ABC transporter substrate-binding protein, with translation MKTRLLLTALLACSSLAFAEIRVGVIVSATGPAASLGIPERNTVALLPQTIAGQKIVYTILDDASDTTAAVTSARKLIQDNKVDLIVGTTTTPASLAMIDVVSEAKVPMISLAASETIIKPVDAKREWVFKTPQTDAIMAAAIVQHMQQNKIKTVGYIGFNDAYGEGWLAELKKNAAQRGIKVVAEERYGRSDTSVTGQVLKVLAAKPDAVLVGASGVPAVLPQKTLKDRGYAGKIYQTHGVANADFLRVGGKDVEGAILPAGPVLVADQLADTNPNKKVGLNYVSLYEAKYGKDSVSTFGAHLWDAGLLMQKAIPVALKKAKPGTAEFRSALREALEGSRNVIGAHGIFNLSATDHLGLDARSRVMVQVVDGQWKLLK, from the coding sequence ATGAAAACCCGCTTACTGCTGACCGCCCTGCTCGCATGCTCCTCGCTGGCCTTCGCCGAGATCCGTGTGGGCGTGATCGTTTCCGCCACCGGCCCCGCCGCCAGTTTGGGCATCCCGGAACGCAACACGGTGGCCCTGCTGCCGCAGACCATCGCTGGGCAGAAGATCGTCTACACCATCCTGGATGACGCCAGCGACACCACCGCCGCCGTAACCAGCGCCCGCAAACTGATTCAGGACAACAAGGTGGACCTCATCGTGGGGACCACCACCACCCCCGCCTCATTGGCGATGATCGACGTGGTCTCCGAAGCCAAGGTGCCCATGATCAGCCTGGCCGCCTCCGAGACCATTATCAAGCCAGTGGACGCCAAGCGGGAGTGGGTCTTCAAGACCCCGCAGACCGACGCGATCATGGCGGCGGCGATTGTGCAGCACATGCAGCAGAATAAGATCAAAACCGTGGGCTATATCGGTTTCAACGATGCCTACGGTGAGGGTTGGCTGGCCGAGCTGAAGAAGAACGCCGCCCAGCGCGGCATCAAGGTGGTGGCCGAGGAGCGATATGGGCGCAGCGACACCAGCGTGACCGGGCAGGTGCTGAAAGTGCTGGCGGCCAAGCCCGACGCTGTGCTGGTTGGGGCGTCCGGGGTGCCCGCCGTGCTGCCGCAGAAGACCCTCAAGGACCGCGGCTATGCGGGCAAGATCTACCAGACCCACGGCGTCGCCAACGCGGACTTCCTGCGAGTGGGCGGCAAGGATGTGGAGGGCGCGATTCTGCCCGCGGGCCCGGTGCTGGTGGCCGATCAGTTGGCCGATACCAACCCCAACAAGAAGGTGGGCCTGAATTACGTCAGTCTGTACGAGGCCAAATACGGCAAGGATAGCGTCTCGACCTTCGGGGCGCATTTGTGGGACGCCGGGCTGCTGATGCAGAAGGCCATCCCGGTGGCCCTCAAGAAGGCCAAGCCCGGCACCGCCGAATTCCGCAGCGCCCTGCGTGAGGCCCTGGAAGGCTCACGCAATGTGATCGGCGCACACGGCATCTTTAACCTGTCGGCGACGGATCACCTGGGTCTGGACGCCCGCAGCCGCGTGATGGTGCAGGTCGTGGATGGCCAGTGGAAGCTGCTGAAGTAA